A region from the Salicibibacter cibarius genome encodes:
- a CDS encoding aromatic ring-hydroxylating oxygenase subunit alpha, which translates to MKSIEGGFPSYAKFEPTAPACDYYDPDHFQKELDKIWFKTWLLAGREEEIPHSGDYKTVQIAHENFIVTRGSDGKVNSYYNVCRHRGSRLCTEESGHFNRGRIICPYHSWMYSGDTGELTKAPNISDEDEGFDKSEHSLVSIKTETWDGFIWINADPDAPSLAESFNLPESWSIYENYQMHRLKIGKTGTYNVKANWKILMDNAEECYHCGTIHPELSRATPPMQPRQWVDEEVPETKVIKHVGSMGLNSGFERVNVDGEAYRPVFPGLTEEEERKITYMHIFPHSYICMASDYVFIAAIFPVKADESVVKGYWLFDPDVMEKKDCYIEDAVEFWDVTCQEDWAACALAQEGNQSRAYKDGGTLTPIDWRVANFKKYVQSELEKED; encoded by the coding sequence ATGAAATCAATTGAAGGTGGCTTTCCAAGTTACGCGAAGTTCGAACCAACAGCTCCGGCATGTGATTATTATGATCCCGATCACTTTCAAAAAGAGTTAGATAAAATTTGGTTTAAAACATGGTTACTTGCAGGAAGAGAAGAAGAAATTCCGCATAGTGGCGACTATAAGACGGTCCAAATTGCACATGAAAATTTCATTGTTACCCGCGGATCAGATGGTAAGGTCAATTCTTACTATAATGTATGTCGACATCGTGGTTCCCGTTTGTGTACTGAAGAGTCAGGGCACTTCAACAGAGGAAGGATCATCTGTCCATACCATAGTTGGATGTACAGCGGGGACACTGGTGAATTGACAAAAGCGCCAAATATCTCGGACGAAGATGAAGGTTTTGATAAAAGTGAGCATTCTCTGGTAAGCATAAAAACAGAAACATGGGATGGATTTATTTGGATTAATGCTGATCCAGATGCTCCTTCCTTAGCAGAAAGTTTTAATTTGCCAGAGTCATGGTCGATTTATGAAAACTATCAAATGCACCGACTGAAAATAGGAAAAACAGGAACCTATAATGTAAAAGCAAATTGGAAGATATTAATGGATAATGCAGAAGAATGCTATCATTGCGGTACGATTCATCCGGAATTAAGTCGTGCTACCCCGCCAATGCAGCCTAGACAATGGGTCGATGAAGAGGTGCCAGAAACAAAGGTTATTAAACATGTTGGCTCTATGGGATTAAATTCTGGTTTCGAGCGCGTGAATGTAGATGGGGAAGCTTATCGTCCTGTCTTTCCAGGACTTACAGAAGAAGAAGAACGTAAAATCACCTATATGCACATTTTTCCGCATTCCTATATTTGCATGGCTTCTGACTATGTGTTCATTGCAGCAATATTCCCGGTTAAAGCAGACGAATCAGTGGTGAAGGGATACTGGTTATTTGATCCAGATGTTATGGAAAAGAAAGATTGCTATATCGAAGATGCAGTTGAATTTTGGGATGTAACTTGTCAAGAAGATTGGGCGGCATGTGCACTTGCGCAGGAGGGGAATCAATCACGAGCATATAAAGATGGCGGGACCCTCACACCAATCGATTGGCGGGTAGCTAACTTCAAGAAATATGTTCAATCGGAACTTGAAAAAGAAGATTAA
- a CDS encoding Rieske (2Fe-2S) protein, translating into MTNQTMDFDFQLNGSSGYTFVASSDSIADGDMIEVTVGKETVVVARLYGSVYAVDGICTHAYAELIDGELEDHCLYCPLHFASFDIRDGSVTEGPADKPLPVYDVLEQDGFIWIKG; encoded by the coding sequence ATGACGAATCAAACAATGGATTTTGATTTTCAATTGAATGGTAGTAGTGGGTACACTTTTGTGGCATCTAGTGATTCGATCGCTGATGGTGACATGATCGAAGTGACAGTCGGGAAAGAAACTGTGGTTGTGGCACGTTTATATGGTTCTGTATATGCGGTAGACGGTATATGTACACATGCTTATGCCGAGTTGATCGATGGTGAATTGGAGGACCATTGTTTGTATTGCCCCCTTCATTTTGCCAGTTTTGATATCCGAGACGGTTCCGTCACGGAAGGGCCGGCTGATAAACCCTTGCCAGTGTATGACGTGTTAGAACAAGATGGTTTTATATGGATCAAAGGCTAG
- a CDS encoding NAD(P)/FAD-dependent oxidoreductase encodes MTTSKPIVIIGAGIAGVHAAETLRNGGYEGRILLIDRDTQLPYDRPPLSKEFMLGEVSEANIHLRTHDTFNNLRIELKLGVEITSIDAEKQMAIASDGTIIEWEKLLLTTGSRLRQLPVKGAELEGVHYLKTLSDANNLRRKLGDVQQVAIVGAGFIGAELASSLKKLGKEVTVLERMPLPLAHILGEEMGEYFLQLHQSKGIQAITEDTVVEFGGTSQVEKVLTENGRVIPCQAVIVGIGVIPNTILSDDKLDMDRGYVVNEFGETSLRNVYAAGDCAVWPYQGTNIHIEHWDHAMNHGKSVANNMLAEDPAPYETIPYFWSDQYDHRLQYFGHTKDWATTVLRGNVKDQQFTYFYLDENGVIEAALLVNQPKNALAVRRLIKQQQPVDSDLLSDPDVNLKKVHLQVN; translated from the coding sequence ATGACGACGAGTAAACCTATCGTTATCATTGGAGCGGGTATAGCTGGCGTCCATGCCGCTGAAACGCTCCGTAATGGAGGATATGAAGGTCGAATCCTGCTCATTGACCGTGATACACAGTTACCTTATGATCGTCCTCCATTATCAAAAGAGTTTATGTTAGGGGAAGTATCAGAAGCAAATATACATTTACGAACCCATGACACTTTTAATAATCTTCGTATTGAATTAAAGCTAGGTGTTGAGATTACCTCCATTGATGCTGAAAAACAAATGGCCATTGCATCAGATGGTACGATCATTGAATGGGAAAAACTTCTCTTAACGACAGGCTCTCGTTTAAGGCAATTACCAGTAAAAGGAGCCGAACTTGAGGGCGTTCATTATTTAAAAACACTGTCCGATGCGAATAATCTTCGCCGCAAATTGGGTGATGTTCAGCAGGTTGCCATTGTTGGAGCAGGGTTTATTGGTGCGGAGCTTGCTTCGTCACTCAAAAAACTGGGAAAAGAAGTGACCGTGCTAGAGCGCATGCCGCTCCCATTAGCACACATTCTTGGTGAAGAAATGGGAGAGTATTTTCTTCAGTTACATCAATCTAAAGGAATACAGGCTATTACAGAAGATACGGTAGTTGAATTTGGAGGGACGTCACAAGTTGAGAAGGTCCTGACAGAGAATGGTCGGGTCATTCCGTGTCAAGCTGTTATTGTTGGGATTGGCGTTATACCCAATACAATTTTGTCCGATGACAAACTGGATATGGATCGTGGGTATGTTGTAAACGAATTTGGAGAAACATCGCTAAGAAATGTGTATGCTGCAGGGGATTGCGCGGTGTGGCCATATCAGGGGACCAATATTCATATCGAGCATTGGGACCATGCTATGAATCATGGCAAAAGTGTCGCAAATAATATGCTGGCAGAAGACCCCGCGCCTTATGAAACCATTCCCTATTTTTGGTCCGATCAATATGATCACCGTTTGCAATATTTTGGGCATACAAAGGATTGGGCGACCACTGTGTTACGGGGAAATGTGAAAGATCAACAATTTACGTATTTTTATTTAGATGAAAATGGCGTGATAGAGGCAGCACTACTCGTGAATCAACCGAAAAATGCGCTAGCCGTCCGTCGTTTGATAAAACAACAACAGCCCGTTGATTCTGATTTGCTATCCGATCCGGACGTAAATTTGAAAAAAGTGCATTTACAAGTTAATTAA
- a CDS encoding alcohol dehydrogenase family protein — protein MNAVPKKMRGVHLTGLGGFEKLEYRTDIDVPTPKSGEVLVKIGAAAVNNTDVNTRIGWYSKSVNASTNTGGDSGFEEEVQDDGTWLGQAMELPRIQGADGCGTIVAVGDGVSQERLGERVLIRTVQQRESSEEGIESITFGSECDGAFAEYATVVSEEAFAINSSLSDKELATFPCSYGTAENLIHKVGVKKDDVVLVTGASGGVGSALVQLVKVRGGKVIAVCDNNEEKVERVKSYGADEIIFRGDSFVEKIGKMKVDVVLDGVAGKQWPEFLEILKKGGKYGVIGAIAGSLVELDVRNLYLKDLSLFGATYQSKESFLNLINYIEEGKIKPIIAKEFPLKDIVEAQKTFLSKTLAGKFVLDVTAE, from the coding sequence ATGAATGCAGTGCCAAAAAAAATGCGTGGTGTCCATTTAACAGGACTGGGGGGCTTTGAAAAACTAGAATATCGCACAGATATTGATGTTCCAACCCCCAAGTCAGGAGAAGTATTGGTGAAAATCGGTGCAGCAGCTGTAAATAATACAGATGTGAACACGCGTATAGGATGGTATTCAAAAAGTGTAAACGCGTCAACCAATACAGGTGGAGACTCTGGGTTTGAAGAAGAGGTTCAAGACGATGGCACATGGCTTGGCCAAGCCATGGAATTACCTAGGATCCAAGGGGCTGATGGTTGTGGCACGATTGTCGCTGTCGGGGATGGTGTCAGTCAAGAAAGACTAGGTGAAAGAGTATTAATACGTACAGTTCAACAAAGAGAATCAAGTGAAGAAGGCATAGAATCTATTACGTTTGGATCAGAATGTGATGGTGCTTTTGCCGAATACGCAACAGTCGTTTCAGAAGAAGCTTTTGCTATTAATTCAAGTTTATCTGATAAAGAACTTGCAACGTTTCCTTGCTCATATGGAACTGCTGAAAACCTTATTCATAAAGTAGGGGTCAAAAAGGATGATGTTGTTTTAGTAACTGGCGCATCAGGTGGCGTCGGTTCTGCACTTGTACAGTTAGTAAAAGTAAGAGGTGGCAAGGTTATTGCTGTTTGTGACAATAATGAAGAAAAAGTAGAAAGAGTTAAGAGCTACGGTGCTGATGAGATTATCTTCAGAGGGGATAGTTTTGTAGAAAAAATTGGAAAGATGAAAGTAGATGTCGTTTTAGATGGGGTGGCTGGAAAACAATGGCCGGAGTTTTTGGAGATATTGAAAAAGGGCGGAAAATACGGCGTTATTGGCGCAATTGCTGGATCCTTAGTAGAGCTCGATGTTCGTAATCTTTATTTGAAAGATTTGAGTCTTTTTGGAGCCACATATCAATCAAAAGAATCATTTTTGAATCTCATTAACTATATCGAAGAAGGAAAAATTAAACCCATCATCGCAAAAGAATTTCCGCTAAAGGATATTGTAGAAGCTCAAAAAACTTTCTTGTCAAAAACACTAGCTGGTAAATTTGTACTTGATGTTACTGCTGAATAG